From a single Glycine soja cultivar W05 chromosome 19, ASM419377v2, whole genome shotgun sequence genomic region:
- the LOC114399899 gene encoding uncharacterized protein LOC114399899 isoform X1 produces MNMERSLDRSREPGPKKPRLIEELSARQLPLRPAAVTTLPSTRFRAYDRDSGGGGGYQPQPPPHQELVIQYKTALAELTFNSKPIITNLTIIAGENLSAAKAIAATVCANIIEVPSDQKLPSLYLLDSIVKNIGRDYIKYFASRLPEVFCKAYRQVDPCVHSSMKHLFGTWKGVFPPQSLQMIEKELGFAPAVNSSASVSATVRSDLQSQRPPHSIHVNPKYLERQRLQQSSRSKGVVNDMTEAVLNSNEDLERPDRALSAARPWLDPRINMLCCILQNNQHTHRDAFNDSVPEKSMDGSSYGGSEYSSVISSNLGSGAGRTGSKLIDLGHDRTWFKTDGGDADTTSGQRNGFNLKHSFSNHEAPKSMNLDAHCQPRQSITNKQNDVMSCNWKTSEEEEFMWDEIDNGLIDHGPNVSKTLSTDTWMADVENLEGEDHLQITRPFGAKVNREISTVKNQLPGLGGHPPSSWQLQNLKPGYSEGFVSSHSALPANASSLTVKKGNQSFMSNSVVGRVKFVGQQFDSGETESPSWQSPLRQQSPSLPGTVHHPHSMQNFADQELPQNLKTSQFLGGPITQHIRDHSLTLRPIVQVGNLRRSQEKDMQGPLSSMTSFRPKLQQKQLDPSQSKVSLTRETSAQLTTNNLSAAPVKSGVIPKKSITCDPDPRKHPSQTGVQPTQSGRPTTLDPLHNDSSTLPKNTQGKAGQPPQRLSTQPPASSNISSSSAPTLNTAKNNKLNPISNLLSSLVAKGLISAETESPTMVPSEVPKGSKDQTEIITTSCSLPVTSISGSAAVPVSSSGDEVDSATKTSLASPQSTSTEIRNLVGFDFRPNVIREFHPSVIRELWDDFPHNCKVCGIKLKQEELFNRHLEWHATREHGPIKASRSWYAESSDWIAGKAEYSSESGFNDSVDVHEQKTDSSQLDTMVLADENQCLCVLCGELFEDAYCHERNEWMFKGAVYMNYSDVNCEMESRNVGPIIHAKCLSENSIVTNLAFLQKQIA; encoded by the exons ATGAACATGGAGAGATCGTTGGACAGATCGAGAGAACCCGGTCCCAAGAAGCCTCGATTAATCGAGGAACTCAGCGCCCGACAATTACCTCTACGCCCTGCGGCAGTTACTACGTTGCCGTCTACGAGGTTCCGAGCATATGACAGAGACTCCGGCGGCGGCGGAGGGTATCAGCCGCAGCCTCCGCCGCACCAAGAGCTTGTGATTCAGTACAAGACCGCGCTTGCTGAGCTCACTTTCAATTCGAAGCCAATAATTACCAACTTGACTATTATTGCTGGAGAGAACTTGTCTGCTGCCAAGGCAATTGCTGCCACCGTTTGTGCTAATATTATAGAG GTTCCGAGTGATCAAAAACTGCCATCTCTTTATCTCTTAGACAGTATTGTGAAGAACATTGGACgggattatataaaatattttgcttCCAGACTACCTGAG GTATTCTGCAAGGCTTACAGACAGGTTGATCCTTGTGTTCATTCAAGTATGAAACATCTTTTTGGAACTTGGAAAGGAGTCTTTCCTCCTCAGTCCCTTCAGATGATTGAGAAGGAACTTGGCTTTGCACCTGCAGTCAATAGTTCAGCTTCAGTATCTGCTACAGTCAGGAGTGATTTGCAGTCACAACGCCCACCTCATAGTATCCATGTGAATCCCAAGTATTTAGAAAGGCAGCGTCTTCAGCAGTCAAGTAGG AGTAAAGGAGTAGTTAATGATATGACTGAAGCTGTTTTAAACTCAAATGAGGATTTGGAGAGGCCAGATAGAGCTTTGAGTGCTGCTCGACCATGGCTGGATCCTAGGATTAACATGCTT TGCTGTATATTGCAGAATAATCAGCACACACATAGAGATGCATTTAATGATTCTGTTCCTGAAAAGAGCATGGATGGGTCATCATACGGAGGCAGTGAATATAGTTCTGTCATTTCAAGTAATTTGGGTTCAGGGGCTGGAAGAACTGGAAGTAAGCTCATTGATTTAGGACATGACAGAACATGGTTCAAAACAGATGGTGGTGATGCAGATACTACATCTGGGCAAAGAAATGGTTTCAATCTGAAGCATAGTTTTTCTAATCATGAAGCACCAAAGTCCATGAATTTGGATGCACATTGTCAGCCGAGACAAAGCATAACTAACAAACAGAACGATGTGATGTCATGTAACTGGAAAACTTCTGAAGAAGAGGAGTTCATGTGGGATGAGATTGACAATGGTTTGATTGATCATGGACCCAATGTATCAAAAACTTTGAGCACGGACACATGGATGGCAGATGTTGAAAATTTG GAAGGTGAAGATCACCTCCAAATTACACGCCCTTTTGGGGCAAAGGTCAATAGAGAAATATCCACTGTTAAGAATCAATTACCTGGTTTGGGGGGCCATCCACCATCATCGTGGCAATTGCAGAATCTAAAGCCAGGCTACTCAGAAGGATTTGTGTCCTCTCATAGTGCCTTACCAGCCAATGCAAGTTCTTTGACTGTCAAGAAGGGGAACCAATCCTTTATGTCGAATTCGGTAGTAGGAAGGGTCAAATTTGTGGGACAACAATTTGATTCTGGGGAAACTGAATCCCCTTCTTGGCAGTCACCTTTGCGGCAACAGTCTCCATCACTGCCAGGAACAGTACACCACCCTCATTCAATGCAAAATTTTGCTGACCAAGAATTACCCCAGAATCTCAAAACCTCTCAATTTTTGGGAGGTCCGATAACTCAGCATATTAGAGATCACTCCCTTACGCTACGCCCGATTGTTCAGGTTGGTAACTTGCGAAGATCACAGGAAAAGGACATGCAGGGCCCGTTATCTTCCATGACTTCTTTTCGACCAAAGCTTCAGCAAAAGCAGCTGGACCCGTCTCAGTCTAAAGTTTCTTTAACCAGAGAAACTTCAGCACAGTTGACCACAAATAATTTGTCAGCTGCACCTGTCAAGAGTGGAGTCATCCCCAAGAAATCAATTACCTGTGATCCGGATCCAAGGAAGCATCCATCTCAGACTGGGGTTCAGCCTACTCAGTCTGGTAGACCTACCACATTAGATCCTCTGCATAATGACTCATCTACACTGCCAAAAAACACTCAAGGAAAGGCTGGACAACCACCACAAAGGCTTTCTACTCAACCACCCGCTTCCTCTAACATTAGCAGTTCCTCAGCTCCGACCTTAAATACtgccaaaaataataaactaaatcCAATTTCAAACCTTTTAAGCTCATTGGTTGCAAAGGGTTTGATATCTGCAGAAACAGAATCACCAACTATGGTACCAAGTGAGGTTCCGAAGGGATCCAAAGATCAAACTGAAATAATTACCACCAGTTGTTCTTTACCAGTTACATCAATTTCTGGTTCTGCAGCTGTCCCAGTATCGTCTTCCGGAGATGAGGTAGATTCTGCTACAAAAACCTCTCTCGCCTCACCTCAATCAACTAGCACGGAAATCAGAAATCTTGTTGGCTTTGATTTTAGACCTAATGTAATTCGAGAATTCCACCCATCAGTAATTAGGGAATTATGGGATGATTTCCCTCATAATTGCAAAGTTTGTGGTATTAAGCTTAAACAAGAAGAACTGTTTAATAGACATTTGGAGTGGCATGCCACAAGAGAACATGGTCCAATTAAGGCATCAAGAAGTTGGTATGCTGAGTCTAGTGACTGGATTGCTGGCAAGGCAGAATATTCATCTGAGTCTGGGTTTAATGATTCTGTTGATGTACACGAACAAAAAACAGACAGCAGTCAATTGGATACGATGGTTCTAGCAGATGAAAACCAGTGTCTGTGTGTATTGTGTGGCGAGCTATTTGAAGATGCGTACTGTCATGAAAGGAACGAGTGGATGTTCAAAGGGGCCGTTTACATGAACTATTCAGATGTCAACTGTGAGATGGAAAGTAGAAATGTGGGTCCCATCATTCATGCCAAATGCTTATCAGAGAACTCAATCGTCACCAATTTG GCCTTTCTACAAAAACAGATTGCATAA
- the LOC114399899 gene encoding polyadenylation and cleavage factor homolog 4-like isoform X3, which translates to MNMERSLDRSREPGPKKPRLIEELSARQLPLRPAAVTTLPSTRFRAYDRDSGGGGGYQPQPPPHQELVIQYKTALAELTFNSKPIITNLTIIAGENLSAAKAIAATVCANIIEVPSDQKLPSLYLLDSIVKNIGRDYIKYFASRLPEVFCKAYRQVDPCVHSSMKHLFGTWKGVFPPQSLQMIEKELGFAPAVNSSASVSATVRSDLQSQRPPHSIHVNPKYLERQRLQQSSRNNQHTHRDAFNDSVPEKSMDGSSYGGSEYSSVISSNLGSGAGRTGSKLIDLGHDRTWFKTDGGDADTTSGQRNGFNLKHSFSNHEAPKSMNLDAHCQPRQSITNKQNDVMSCNWKTSEEEEFMWDEIDNGLIDHGPNVSKTLSTDTWMADVENLEGEDHLQITRPFGAKVNREISTVKNQLPGLGGHPPSSWQLQNLKPGYSEGFVSSHSALPANASSLTVKKGNQSFMSNSVVGRVKFVGQQFDSGETESPSWQSPLRQQSPSLPGTVHHPHSMQNFADQELPQNLKTSQFLGGPITQHIRDHSLTLRPIVQVGNLRRSQEKDMQGPLSSMTSFRPKLQQKQLDPSQSKVSLTRETSAQLTTNNLSAAPVKSGVIPKKSITCDPDPRKHPSQTGVQPTQSGRPTTLDPLHNDSSTLPKNTQGKAGQPPQRLSTQPPASSNISSSSAPTLNTAKNNKLNPISNLLSSLVAKGLISAETESPTMVPSEVPKGSKDQTEIITTSCSLPVTSISGSAAVPVSSSGDEVDSATKTSLASPQSTSTEIRNLVGFDFRPNVIREFHPSVIRELWDDFPHNCKVCGIKLKQEELFNRHLEWHATREHGPIKASRSWYAESSDWIAGKAEYSSESGFNDSVDVHEQKTDSSQLDTMVLADENQCLCVLCGELFEDAYCHERNEWMFKGAVYMNYSDVNCEMESRNVGPIIHAKCLSENSIVTNLAFLQKQIA; encoded by the exons ATGAACATGGAGAGATCGTTGGACAGATCGAGAGAACCCGGTCCCAAGAAGCCTCGATTAATCGAGGAACTCAGCGCCCGACAATTACCTCTACGCCCTGCGGCAGTTACTACGTTGCCGTCTACGAGGTTCCGAGCATATGACAGAGACTCCGGCGGCGGCGGAGGGTATCAGCCGCAGCCTCCGCCGCACCAAGAGCTTGTGATTCAGTACAAGACCGCGCTTGCTGAGCTCACTTTCAATTCGAAGCCAATAATTACCAACTTGACTATTATTGCTGGAGAGAACTTGTCTGCTGCCAAGGCAATTGCTGCCACCGTTTGTGCTAATATTATAGAG GTTCCGAGTGATCAAAAACTGCCATCTCTTTATCTCTTAGACAGTATTGTGAAGAACATTGGACgggattatataaaatattttgcttCCAGACTACCTGAG GTATTCTGCAAGGCTTACAGACAGGTTGATCCTTGTGTTCATTCAAGTATGAAACATCTTTTTGGAACTTGGAAAGGAGTCTTTCCTCCTCAGTCCCTTCAGATGATTGAGAAGGAACTTGGCTTTGCACCTGCAGTCAATAGTTCAGCTTCAGTATCTGCTACAGTCAGGAGTGATTTGCAGTCACAACGCCCACCTCATAGTATCCATGTGAATCCCAAGTATTTAGAAAGGCAGCGTCTTCAGCAGTCAAGTAGG AATAATCAGCACACACATAGAGATGCATTTAATGATTCTGTTCCTGAAAAGAGCATGGATGGGTCATCATACGGAGGCAGTGAATATAGTTCTGTCATTTCAAGTAATTTGGGTTCAGGGGCTGGAAGAACTGGAAGTAAGCTCATTGATTTAGGACATGACAGAACATGGTTCAAAACAGATGGTGGTGATGCAGATACTACATCTGGGCAAAGAAATGGTTTCAATCTGAAGCATAGTTTTTCTAATCATGAAGCACCAAAGTCCATGAATTTGGATGCACATTGTCAGCCGAGACAAAGCATAACTAACAAACAGAACGATGTGATGTCATGTAACTGGAAAACTTCTGAAGAAGAGGAGTTCATGTGGGATGAGATTGACAATGGTTTGATTGATCATGGACCCAATGTATCAAAAACTTTGAGCACGGACACATGGATGGCAGATGTTGAAAATTTG GAAGGTGAAGATCACCTCCAAATTACACGCCCTTTTGGGGCAAAGGTCAATAGAGAAATATCCACTGTTAAGAATCAATTACCTGGTTTGGGGGGCCATCCACCATCATCGTGGCAATTGCAGAATCTAAAGCCAGGCTACTCAGAAGGATTTGTGTCCTCTCATAGTGCCTTACCAGCCAATGCAAGTTCTTTGACTGTCAAGAAGGGGAACCAATCCTTTATGTCGAATTCGGTAGTAGGAAGGGTCAAATTTGTGGGACAACAATTTGATTCTGGGGAAACTGAATCCCCTTCTTGGCAGTCACCTTTGCGGCAACAGTCTCCATCACTGCCAGGAACAGTACACCACCCTCATTCAATGCAAAATTTTGCTGACCAAGAATTACCCCAGAATCTCAAAACCTCTCAATTTTTGGGAGGTCCGATAACTCAGCATATTAGAGATCACTCCCTTACGCTACGCCCGATTGTTCAGGTTGGTAACTTGCGAAGATCACAGGAAAAGGACATGCAGGGCCCGTTATCTTCCATGACTTCTTTTCGACCAAAGCTTCAGCAAAAGCAGCTGGACCCGTCTCAGTCTAAAGTTTCTTTAACCAGAGAAACTTCAGCACAGTTGACCACAAATAATTTGTCAGCTGCACCTGTCAAGAGTGGAGTCATCCCCAAGAAATCAATTACCTGTGATCCGGATCCAAGGAAGCATCCATCTCAGACTGGGGTTCAGCCTACTCAGTCTGGTAGACCTACCACATTAGATCCTCTGCATAATGACTCATCTACACTGCCAAAAAACACTCAAGGAAAGGCTGGACAACCACCACAAAGGCTTTCTACTCAACCACCCGCTTCCTCTAACATTAGCAGTTCCTCAGCTCCGACCTTAAATACtgccaaaaataataaactaaatcCAATTTCAAACCTTTTAAGCTCATTGGTTGCAAAGGGTTTGATATCTGCAGAAACAGAATCACCAACTATGGTACCAAGTGAGGTTCCGAAGGGATCCAAAGATCAAACTGAAATAATTACCACCAGTTGTTCTTTACCAGTTACATCAATTTCTGGTTCTGCAGCTGTCCCAGTATCGTCTTCCGGAGATGAGGTAGATTCTGCTACAAAAACCTCTCTCGCCTCACCTCAATCAACTAGCACGGAAATCAGAAATCTTGTTGGCTTTGATTTTAGACCTAATGTAATTCGAGAATTCCACCCATCAGTAATTAGGGAATTATGGGATGATTTCCCTCATAATTGCAAAGTTTGTGGTATTAAGCTTAAACAAGAAGAACTGTTTAATAGACATTTGGAGTGGCATGCCACAAGAGAACATGGTCCAATTAAGGCATCAAGAAGTTGGTATGCTGAGTCTAGTGACTGGATTGCTGGCAAGGCAGAATATTCATCTGAGTCTGGGTTTAATGATTCTGTTGATGTACACGAACAAAAAACAGACAGCAGTCAATTGGATACGATGGTTCTAGCAGATGAAAACCAGTGTCTGTGTGTATTGTGTGGCGAGCTATTTGAAGATGCGTACTGTCATGAAAGGAACGAGTGGATGTTCAAAGGGGCCGTTTACATGAACTATTCAGATGTCAACTGTGAGATGGAAAGTAGAAATGTGGGTCCCATCATTCATGCCAAATGCTTATCAGAGAACTCAATCGTCACCAATTTG GCCTTTCTACAAAAACAGATTGCATAA
- the LOC114399899 gene encoding uncharacterized protein LOC114399899 isoform X2: protein MNMERSLDRSREPGPKKPRLIEELSARQLPLRPAAVTTLPSTRFRAYDRDSGGGGGYQPQPPPHQELVIQYKTALAELTFNSKPIITNLTIIAGENLSAAKAIAATVCANIIEVPSDQKLPSLYLLDSIVKNIGRDYIKYFASRLPEVFCKAYRQVDPCVHSSMKHLFGTWKGVFPPQSLQMIEKELGFAPAVNSSASVSATVRSDLQSQRPPHSIHVNPKYLERQRLQQSSRSKGVVNDMTEAVLNSNEDLERPDRALSAARPWLDPRINMLNNQHTHRDAFNDSVPEKSMDGSSYGGSEYSSVISSNLGSGAGRTGSKLIDLGHDRTWFKTDGGDADTTSGQRNGFNLKHSFSNHEAPKSMNLDAHCQPRQSITNKQNDVMSCNWKTSEEEEFMWDEIDNGLIDHGPNVSKTLSTDTWMADVENLEGEDHLQITRPFGAKVNREISTVKNQLPGLGGHPPSSWQLQNLKPGYSEGFVSSHSALPANASSLTVKKGNQSFMSNSVVGRVKFVGQQFDSGETESPSWQSPLRQQSPSLPGTVHHPHSMQNFADQELPQNLKTSQFLGGPITQHIRDHSLTLRPIVQVGNLRRSQEKDMQGPLSSMTSFRPKLQQKQLDPSQSKVSLTRETSAQLTTNNLSAAPVKSGVIPKKSITCDPDPRKHPSQTGVQPTQSGRPTTLDPLHNDSSTLPKNTQGKAGQPPQRLSTQPPASSNISSSSAPTLNTAKNNKLNPISNLLSSLVAKGLISAETESPTMVPSEVPKGSKDQTEIITTSCSLPVTSISGSAAVPVSSSGDEVDSATKTSLASPQSTSTEIRNLVGFDFRPNVIREFHPSVIRELWDDFPHNCKVCGIKLKQEELFNRHLEWHATREHGPIKASRSWYAESSDWIAGKAEYSSESGFNDSVDVHEQKTDSSQLDTMVLADENQCLCVLCGELFEDAYCHERNEWMFKGAVYMNYSDVNCEMESRNVGPIIHAKCLSENSIVTNLAFLQKQIA from the exons ATGAACATGGAGAGATCGTTGGACAGATCGAGAGAACCCGGTCCCAAGAAGCCTCGATTAATCGAGGAACTCAGCGCCCGACAATTACCTCTACGCCCTGCGGCAGTTACTACGTTGCCGTCTACGAGGTTCCGAGCATATGACAGAGACTCCGGCGGCGGCGGAGGGTATCAGCCGCAGCCTCCGCCGCACCAAGAGCTTGTGATTCAGTACAAGACCGCGCTTGCTGAGCTCACTTTCAATTCGAAGCCAATAATTACCAACTTGACTATTATTGCTGGAGAGAACTTGTCTGCTGCCAAGGCAATTGCTGCCACCGTTTGTGCTAATATTATAGAG GTTCCGAGTGATCAAAAACTGCCATCTCTTTATCTCTTAGACAGTATTGTGAAGAACATTGGACgggattatataaaatattttgcttCCAGACTACCTGAG GTATTCTGCAAGGCTTACAGACAGGTTGATCCTTGTGTTCATTCAAGTATGAAACATCTTTTTGGAACTTGGAAAGGAGTCTTTCCTCCTCAGTCCCTTCAGATGATTGAGAAGGAACTTGGCTTTGCACCTGCAGTCAATAGTTCAGCTTCAGTATCTGCTACAGTCAGGAGTGATTTGCAGTCACAACGCCCACCTCATAGTATCCATGTGAATCCCAAGTATTTAGAAAGGCAGCGTCTTCAGCAGTCAAGTAGG AGTAAAGGAGTAGTTAATGATATGACTGAAGCTGTTTTAAACTCAAATGAGGATTTGGAGAGGCCAGATAGAGCTTTGAGTGCTGCTCGACCATGGCTGGATCCTAGGATTAACATGCTT AATAATCAGCACACACATAGAGATGCATTTAATGATTCTGTTCCTGAAAAGAGCATGGATGGGTCATCATACGGAGGCAGTGAATATAGTTCTGTCATTTCAAGTAATTTGGGTTCAGGGGCTGGAAGAACTGGAAGTAAGCTCATTGATTTAGGACATGACAGAACATGGTTCAAAACAGATGGTGGTGATGCAGATACTACATCTGGGCAAAGAAATGGTTTCAATCTGAAGCATAGTTTTTCTAATCATGAAGCACCAAAGTCCATGAATTTGGATGCACATTGTCAGCCGAGACAAAGCATAACTAACAAACAGAACGATGTGATGTCATGTAACTGGAAAACTTCTGAAGAAGAGGAGTTCATGTGGGATGAGATTGACAATGGTTTGATTGATCATGGACCCAATGTATCAAAAACTTTGAGCACGGACACATGGATGGCAGATGTTGAAAATTTG GAAGGTGAAGATCACCTCCAAATTACACGCCCTTTTGGGGCAAAGGTCAATAGAGAAATATCCACTGTTAAGAATCAATTACCTGGTTTGGGGGGCCATCCACCATCATCGTGGCAATTGCAGAATCTAAAGCCAGGCTACTCAGAAGGATTTGTGTCCTCTCATAGTGCCTTACCAGCCAATGCAAGTTCTTTGACTGTCAAGAAGGGGAACCAATCCTTTATGTCGAATTCGGTAGTAGGAAGGGTCAAATTTGTGGGACAACAATTTGATTCTGGGGAAACTGAATCCCCTTCTTGGCAGTCACCTTTGCGGCAACAGTCTCCATCACTGCCAGGAACAGTACACCACCCTCATTCAATGCAAAATTTTGCTGACCAAGAATTACCCCAGAATCTCAAAACCTCTCAATTTTTGGGAGGTCCGATAACTCAGCATATTAGAGATCACTCCCTTACGCTACGCCCGATTGTTCAGGTTGGTAACTTGCGAAGATCACAGGAAAAGGACATGCAGGGCCCGTTATCTTCCATGACTTCTTTTCGACCAAAGCTTCAGCAAAAGCAGCTGGACCCGTCTCAGTCTAAAGTTTCTTTAACCAGAGAAACTTCAGCACAGTTGACCACAAATAATTTGTCAGCTGCACCTGTCAAGAGTGGAGTCATCCCCAAGAAATCAATTACCTGTGATCCGGATCCAAGGAAGCATCCATCTCAGACTGGGGTTCAGCCTACTCAGTCTGGTAGACCTACCACATTAGATCCTCTGCATAATGACTCATCTACACTGCCAAAAAACACTCAAGGAAAGGCTGGACAACCACCACAAAGGCTTTCTACTCAACCACCCGCTTCCTCTAACATTAGCAGTTCCTCAGCTCCGACCTTAAATACtgccaaaaataataaactaaatcCAATTTCAAACCTTTTAAGCTCATTGGTTGCAAAGGGTTTGATATCTGCAGAAACAGAATCACCAACTATGGTACCAAGTGAGGTTCCGAAGGGATCCAAAGATCAAACTGAAATAATTACCACCAGTTGTTCTTTACCAGTTACATCAATTTCTGGTTCTGCAGCTGTCCCAGTATCGTCTTCCGGAGATGAGGTAGATTCTGCTACAAAAACCTCTCTCGCCTCACCTCAATCAACTAGCACGGAAATCAGAAATCTTGTTGGCTTTGATTTTAGACCTAATGTAATTCGAGAATTCCACCCATCAGTAATTAGGGAATTATGGGATGATTTCCCTCATAATTGCAAAGTTTGTGGTATTAAGCTTAAACAAGAAGAACTGTTTAATAGACATTTGGAGTGGCATGCCACAAGAGAACATGGTCCAATTAAGGCATCAAGAAGTTGGTATGCTGAGTCTAGTGACTGGATTGCTGGCAAGGCAGAATATTCATCTGAGTCTGGGTTTAATGATTCTGTTGATGTACACGAACAAAAAACAGACAGCAGTCAATTGGATACGATGGTTCTAGCAGATGAAAACCAGTGTCTGTGTGTATTGTGTGGCGAGCTATTTGAAGATGCGTACTGTCATGAAAGGAACGAGTGGATGTTCAAAGGGGCCGTTTACATGAACTATTCAGATGTCAACTGTGAGATGGAAAGTAGAAATGTGGGTCCCATCATTCATGCCAAATGCTTATCAGAGAACTCAATCGTCACCAATTTG GCCTTTCTACAAAAACAGATTGCATAA